A genomic segment from Bradyrhizobium diazoefficiens USDA 110 encodes:
- the mutS gene encoding DNA mismatch repair protein MutS, giving the protein MTMQQPIPVPPPDETPAPQAEAAARVTPMMEQYLEIKAAHQGLLLFYRMGDFYELFFEDAEIASKTLGIVLTKRGKHQGADIPMCGVPVERAEDYLHRLISAGHRVAVCEQTEDPAAAKARGNKSVVRRGVVRLVTPGTLTEDTLLDARANNYLLAIARARSSTGGDRFGLAWIDISTAEFMVTECSGGELAATLARINPNEAIVTDALYNDNELGQTLRELPAVTPLTRDVFDGATAEKRLCDYFAVATMDGLAQLTRLEATAASAAVTYVDRTQVGRHPPLSPPAREASGATMAIDPATRANLELTRTLAGERRGSLLDAIDCTVTSAGSRLLAQRLAAPLTDAPAIARRLDAVGAFVADSAAREDIRSILRGAPDMSRALARLSVGRGGPRDLAGLRDGIIAADQVLARLGELDQPPQEIAAVMAALTRPSRELAAEFATALDEQLPLIKRDGGFVRQGYEPALDEARNLRDASRLVVASMQARYADDTGVKGLKIRHNNVLGYFVEVTAQHGDKLMSAPLNATFIHRQTLAGQIRFTTSELGEIEAKIANAGDRALGLELEIFERLCAKALEISDDLRAAAQGFALLDVATSLAKLAVDENYVRPEVDSSLGFAIEAGRHPVVEQALKRNGEPFIANACDLSPAPAQKSGQLWLLTGPNMAGKSTFLRQNALIALLAQIGSFVPATRARIGIIDRLFSRVGAADDLARGRSTFMVEMVETAAILNQAGERALVILDEIGRGTATFDGLSIAWAAIEHLHESNRCRTLFATHYHELTALSAKLPRMFNATVRVKEWQGNVVFLHEVLPGSADRSYGIQVAKLAGLPPAVITRAKSVLAKLEAQDRGQTARALADDLPLFAVPSRAAAEAAPPSEAELLMDAVKALHPDEMSPREALDALYALKAKLPKQ; this is encoded by the coding sequence ATGACGATGCAACAGCCGATACCCGTACCGCCGCCCGACGAAACGCCCGCGCCGCAGGCGGAAGCCGCCGCGCGCGTCACGCCGATGATGGAACAGTACCTGGAGATCAAGGCGGCGCATCAGGGCCTGCTGCTGTTCTACCGGATGGGCGACTTCTACGAATTGTTCTTCGAGGACGCCGAGATCGCCTCCAAGACGCTCGGCATCGTGCTGACCAAGCGCGGCAAGCACCAGGGCGCGGACATCCCGATGTGCGGCGTTCCGGTCGAGCGCGCCGAGGATTATCTGCACCGCCTGATCTCGGCCGGCCACCGGGTCGCGGTCTGCGAGCAGACCGAGGATCCCGCCGCCGCGAAAGCGCGCGGCAACAAGAGCGTGGTGCGCCGCGGCGTGGTGCGGCTGGTCACGCCCGGCACGCTGACCGAGGACACGCTGCTCGATGCGCGCGCCAACAATTACCTGCTGGCGATCGCGCGCGCCCGCTCGTCCACCGGCGGCGACCGCTTCGGGCTCGCATGGATCGACATCTCGACCGCCGAATTCATGGTGACGGAATGCTCGGGCGGCGAGCTCGCCGCAACGCTGGCGCGGATCAATCCGAACGAGGCGATCGTCACCGACGCGCTCTACAATGACAACGAGCTCGGACAGACCTTGCGCGAATTGCCGGCGGTGACGCCGCTGACCCGCGACGTCTTCGACGGCGCCACCGCCGAGAAGCGGCTGTGCGACTACTTTGCCGTCGCGACCATGGACGGGCTGGCACAGCTGACCAGGCTCGAAGCGACGGCCGCTTCCGCCGCCGTCACCTATGTCGACCGCACCCAGGTCGGCAGGCACCCGCCACTGTCACCGCCCGCGCGCGAAGCCTCGGGCGCGACCATGGCGATCGATCCGGCCACGCGCGCCAATCTCGAGCTGACGCGGACGCTCGCCGGCGAGCGCCGCGGCTCCCTGCTCGATGCGATCGACTGCACCGTGACCTCGGCGGGCTCGCGCCTGCTGGCGCAGCGGCTGGCGGCGCCGCTGACGGATGCGCCGGCGATCGCGCGGCGGCTCGACGCGGTCGGCGCCTTCGTTGCCGATTCCGCCGCGCGCGAAGACATCCGCAGCATCCTGCGCGGCGCGCCCGACATGTCGCGGGCGCTGGCCCGTCTCTCGGTCGGCCGCGGCGGACCGCGCGACCTCGCGGGCTTGCGCGACGGCATCATCGCCGCCGACCAGGTGCTGGCGCGGCTCGGCGAACTCGACCAGCCGCCGCAGGAGATCGCGGCGGTGATGGCGGCCTTGACGCGACCATCGCGCGAGCTCGCGGCCGAGTTTGCGACAGCGCTCGACGAGCAACTGCCGCTGATCAAGCGCGACGGCGGCTTCGTGCGCCAGGGCTATGAGCCCGCGCTCGACGAAGCCCGGAACCTGCGCGACGCCTCGCGCCTCGTGGTGGCCTCGATGCAGGCGCGCTACGCCGACGACACCGGCGTCAAAGGCCTCAAGATCCGGCACAACAACGTGCTCGGCTATTTCGTCGAGGTCACCGCGCAGCATGGCGACAAGCTGATGTCGGCACCGCTCAACGCGACCTTCATCCATCGCCAGACGCTTGCGGGCCAGATCCGCTTCACGACCTCCGAGCTCGGCGAGATCGAAGCCAAGATCGCCAATGCCGGCGACCGCGCGCTCGGCCTCGAGCTCGAGATCTTTGAGCGGCTCTGCGCCAAGGCGCTCGAGATCAGCGACGACCTGCGCGCCGCCGCGCAAGGCTTTGCGCTGCTCGATGTTGCGACTTCGCTGGCCAAGCTTGCAGTCGACGAGAACTATGTGCGGCCGGAAGTGGACTCCTCGCTCGGCTTTGCGATCGAAGCCGGCCGTCATCCCGTCGTCGAGCAGGCCCTGAAGCGCAACGGCGAGCCGTTCATTGCCAATGCCTGCGATCTCTCGCCGGCGCCCGCGCAAAAGTCCGGCCAGCTCTGGCTGCTGACCGGTCCCAACATGGCTGGTAAATCGACCTTCCTGCGCCAGAACGCGCTGATCGCACTGCTGGCGCAGATCGGCAGCTTCGTGCCGGCGACGCGCGCCCGCATCGGCATCATCGATCGCCTGTTCTCGCGCGTCGGCGCCGCCGACGATCTCGCGCGCGGCCGCTCCACCTTCATGGTGGAGATGGTCGAGACCGCGGCGATCCTGAACCAGGCCGGCGAGCGCGCGCTCGTGATCCTCGACGAGATCGGCCGCGGCACGGCAACCTTCGACGGCCTCTCGATCGCCTGGGCCGCGATCGAGCATCTGCACGAGAGCAACCGCTGCCGCACGCTGTTCGCGACGCATTATCACGAGCTGACCGCGCTCTCGGCCAAGCTGCCGCGGATGTTCAACGCCACCGTGCGCGTCAAGGAGTGGCAGGGCAATGTCGTGTTCCTGCACGAGGTGCTGCCGGGCTCGGCCGACCGCTCCTACGGCATCCAGGTGGCAAAACTCGCAGGCCTGCCGCCGGCCGTGATCACGCGCGCCAAATCCGTGCTGGCGAAACTCGAGGCGCAGGATCGCGGCCAGACCGCGCGGGCCCTCGCCGATGATCTGCCGTTGTTCGCCGTGCCCTCACGCGCCGCCGCGGAAGCCGCGCCGCCGAGCGAGGCGGAGCTGCTGATGGACGCGGTGAAGGCGCTGCACCCCGACGAGATGTCTCCGCGCGAAGCGCTCGATGCACTGTATGCGTTGAAGGCCAAGCTGCCGAAGCAGTAA
- the pcaF gene encoding 3-oxoadipyl-CoA thiolase, whose translation MRDVFICDAVRTPIGRFGGSLAKVRADDLAAAPIKALMAKHPNLDWAQVDEVFFGCANQAGEDNRNVARMALLLAGLPDSVPGQTLNRLCASGLDAVGAAGRAIRSGEIELAIAGGVESMTRAPFVMGKAQEAFSRSAEIFDTTIGWRFINPLLKAQYGVDAMPETGENVAEEFQVSRADQDAFAIRSQQRAGAAIAAGYFAEEITPISIPGGKTGPITVDKDEHPRPETTLEGLAKLKPIVRNPGTVTAGNASGVNDGAAAMILASEAAVKKHGLTPRARILGLASAGVPPRIMGIGPVPATRKLMERLGKKISDFDLIELNEAFASQGIACMRQLGVADDADFVNPHGGAIALGHPLGMSGARLALTAVHGMEKRGGKLALATMCVGVGQGVAVAIEKLN comes from the coding sequence ATGCGTGACGTCTTTATCTGCGATGCCGTGCGGACCCCGATCGGCCGTTTCGGCGGCTCGCTCGCCAAGGTGCGTGCCGACGACCTCGCCGCCGCGCCGATCAAGGCGCTGATGGCCAAGCACCCCAATCTCGATTGGGCGCAGGTGGACGAGGTGTTCTTCGGCTGCGCCAACCAGGCCGGCGAGGACAACCGCAACGTCGCACGCATGGCGTTGCTGCTCGCAGGCCTCCCCGACTCGGTTCCCGGCCAGACCCTGAACCGCCTGTGCGCCTCCGGCCTCGATGCAGTCGGTGCCGCCGGCCGCGCCATCCGCTCCGGCGAGATCGAGCTCGCCATTGCCGGCGGCGTCGAATCCATGACCCGCGCGCCCTTCGTGATGGGCAAGGCGCAGGAGGCCTTCTCCCGCTCGGCCGAGATCTTCGACACCACCATCGGCTGGCGCTTCATCAATCCGCTGCTGAAGGCGCAGTACGGCGTCGATGCGATGCCGGAGACCGGCGAGAACGTCGCCGAGGAATTCCAGGTCTCGCGCGCCGACCAGGACGCCTTCGCCATCCGCTCGCAGCAGCGCGCAGGCGCCGCGATCGCGGCCGGCTATTTCGCCGAAGAAATCACGCCGATCAGCATTCCCGGCGGCAAGACCGGTCCGATCACGGTGGACAAGGACGAGCATCCGCGTCCCGAGACCACGCTGGAAGGTCTCGCCAAGCTGAAGCCGATCGTGCGCAATCCCGGCACGGTCACCGCCGGCAACGCATCCGGCGTCAACGACGGCGCGGCTGCGATGATCCTGGCGTCCGAAGCTGCCGTGAAGAAGCATGGCCTGACGCCGCGCGCCCGCATCCTCGGCCTCGCCTCGGCCGGCGTGCCGCCGCGCATCATGGGCATTGGACCCGTGCCTGCGACCCGCAAGCTGATGGAGCGGCTCGGCAAGAAGATCAGCGATTTCGACCTGATCGAGCTCAACGAGGCCTTCGCCTCGCAGGGCATCGCCTGCATGCGCCAACTCGGTGTTGCCGACGATGCCGACTTCGTCAATCCGCATGGCGGCGCCATCGCGCTCGGACATCCCCTCGGCATGAGCGGCGCGCGCCTGGCGCTCACCGCCGTGCACGGCATGGAGAAGCGCGGCGGCAAGCTCGCGCTCGCCACCATGTGCGTCGGCGTCGGCCAGGGCGTTGCCGTGGCGATCGAGAAGCTGAACTGA
- a CDS encoding dioxygenase yields the protein MMIEREQDVTAAALAVMERTSDPRLRQIMVSLVKHLHAFVRDVRLTEAEFRDATAIVAELGKLTTDTHNEVVLMAGSLGVSPLVCLLNNGDQGNTETDQSLLGPFWRLNSPRVENGGSIVRSETPGAPLFVSGRVVDKDGRPVTGAEVDVWHASPVGLYENQDPEQADMNLRGKFTTDQDGRFAFRSVMMVGYPIPTSGVVGRLLKAQSRHPYRPAHLHALIFKPGFKVLISQVYDPADPHIDSDVQFGVTQALIGKFLRHDTPHPTARDVATPWYSLDHTYRLETGEAVLPRPPIK from the coding sequence ATGATGATCGAACGTGAACAGGACGTCACGGCCGCGGCACTGGCGGTGATGGAGCGGACGTCCGATCCGCGGCTTCGCCAGATCATGGTCTCACTGGTCAAGCACCTGCACGCCTTCGTCCGCGATGTTCGCCTGACCGAGGCGGAATTCCGCGACGCCACGGCGATCGTGGCCGAGCTCGGCAAGCTGACCACCGATACGCATAACGAAGTCGTGCTGATGGCCGGCTCGCTCGGCGTCTCGCCGCTGGTGTGCCTGCTCAACAATGGCGATCAGGGCAATACGGAAACCGACCAATCGCTGCTCGGACCGTTCTGGCGGTTGAACTCGCCGCGGGTCGAGAACGGCGGATCGATCGTTCGCTCCGAGACCCCGGGTGCGCCGCTGTTCGTCAGCGGCCGCGTCGTGGACAAGGATGGCCGTCCCGTCACTGGGGCGGAGGTCGATGTCTGGCATGCCTCGCCGGTCGGTCTCTACGAGAACCAGGACCCCGAGCAAGCGGACATGAACCTGCGCGGCAAGTTCACGACCGACCAGGACGGGCGCTTCGCCTTCCGTTCGGTGATGATGGTTGGCTATCCCATTCCGACCAGTGGTGTGGTCGGCCGCCTGCTGAAGGCGCAGAGCCGGCATCCCTATCGTCCCGCGCATCTGCACGCGCTGATCTTCAAGCCCGGATTCAAGGTGCTGATCTCGCAGGTCTACGACCCCGCCGATCCGCATATCGACAGCGACGTGCAGTTCGGGGTGACGCAGGCGCTGATCGGCAAGTTCCTGCGCCACGATACGCCGCATCCGACCGCGCGCGACGTCGCGACGCCCTGGTACTCGCTCGACCACACCTACCGGCTCGAGACCGGCGAGGCCGTGCTGCCACGTCCGCCGATCAAATAG
- the pcaH gene encoding protocatechuate 3,4-dioxygenase subunit beta, whose product MTFIYPVDSNKAHPLPLSPEYKSSIKRAPNKPLIPMRHTLSELTGPVYGHETVREGDNDLTTQHTGEPIGERIIVHGHVLDEDGRGVPNSLVEIWQANSCGRYVHVRDQHPAPLDPNFTGAGRTQSDASGYYRFVTIKPGAYPWGNHHNAWRPAHIHLSVFGHSFVTRLVTQMYFPADPLFPFDPIFNSVPDEKARARMVSSFDLENTQPEWALCYRFDIVLRGKNATPMESH is encoded by the coding sequence ATGACATTCATCTATCCCGTCGATAGCAACAAGGCGCATCCGCTGCCGCTGTCGCCCGAGTACAAGAGCTCGATCAAGCGCGCACCGAACAAGCCCTTGATCCCGATGCGCCACACGCTGTCGGAATTGACCGGCCCGGTCTACGGCCACGAGACCGTGCGCGAGGGCGACAACGATCTCACCACACAGCATACCGGCGAGCCGATCGGTGAGCGCATCATCGTGCACGGCCATGTGCTCGACGAGGACGGCCGCGGCGTGCCGAACTCGCTGGTCGAGATCTGGCAGGCCAATTCCTGCGGCCGCTACGTCCATGTCCGCGACCAGCATCCGGCGCCGCTGGATCCGAACTTCACCGGCGCAGGCCGCACCCAGAGCGATGCCTCCGGCTACTACCGCTTCGTCACCATCAAGCCCGGCGCCTATCCGTGGGGCAATCACCACAACGCCTGGCGTCCCGCGCACATCCATCTCTCGGTGTTCGGCCATTCCTTCGTCACGCGCCTGGTGACGCAGATGTACTTCCCGGCCGATCCGCTGTTCCCGTTCGATCCGATCTTCAATTCGGTGCCGGACGAGAAGGCGCGCGCGCGGATGGTTTCGTCGTTCGATCTCGAGAACACCCAGCCCGAATGGGCGCTGTGCTACCGCTTTGACATCGTGCTGCGCGGCAAGAACGCCACGCCCATGGAGAGCCACTAA
- the pcaG gene encoding protocatechuate 3,4-dioxygenase subunit alpha, with amino-acid sequence MQDSVKPEGITPSQTVGPFFKYGLTPTGDYAWNDAFTNSTLTPDVTGDRVHIEGRVLDGDGVAVPDAMLEIWQADAQGRFADPQDKRALPNASFRGFARCGTDKDGNYAFDTVKPGAVPDLDGKLQAPHILLAVFGRGMLRHLYTRIYFSDEAGNAADPVLALVPTERRATLIATREAGKAVYRLDLRLQGDNETVFFDV; translated from the coding sequence GTGCAGGATTCTGTGAAGCCCGAGGGGATCACCCCATCGCAGACCGTCGGTCCGTTCTTCAAATACGGCCTGACGCCGACCGGCGACTACGCCTGGAACGACGCGTTCACCAACTCGACGCTGACGCCCGACGTCACGGGCGATCGTGTCCACATCGAGGGCCGCGTGCTCGACGGTGACGGCGTCGCCGTGCCTGATGCCATGCTGGAGATCTGGCAGGCGGATGCTCAAGGGCGCTTCGCCGACCCGCAGGACAAGCGCGCGCTGCCGAATGCCAGCTTCCGCGGTTTCGCCCGCTGCGGCACCGACAAGGACGGCAATTACGCCTTCGACACCGTCAAGCCGGGCGCGGTGCCCGATCTCGACGGCAAGCTGCAGGCGCCGCATATCCTCCTTGCGGTGTTCGGCCGCGGCATGCTGCGGCATCTCTACACCCGGATCTATTTCAGCGACGAGGCCGGCAATGCCGCCGATCCCGTGCTGGCGCTGGTGCCCACTGAGCGCCGCGCCACGCTGATTGCGACGCGCGAGGCGGGGAAGGCGGTCTATCGCCTCGACCTGCGTTTGCAGGGCGACAACGAGACGGTGTTCTTCGACGTGTGA
- a CDS encoding methyl-accepting chemotaxis protein, with amino-acid sequence MKFRLSLSSAVIAFGIVLAIGFTAVVSTSLYALRELKVGGPLYSDIKLGNDLIADILPPPEYVIEAYLEATLAMREPDQLAAHGERLVQLRKDYDERKAFWIASSLSADLKNALVSKSDAEVQKFWKVLSDQLLPALKAKNSAAAEGAYAQLKDAYTAHRAVIDSIVESANKQNADMEKLAAERDSTMLYILLGVSAAVLAFVAAGLLGVALGVVRPIVRMTDTMQRLATGDLAADIPFAHRQDEVGSMAGALVVFKQAAAENSRLREEQLQKEQEAALAKRGALHQMAETVERETGRSVDTASAASQGVERAVSSLSEIARSLSSESQAVAAASTQALGSSQTVSAAAEELSVSIREIAGQVARTSTVTRSAVAGREQARSTIQALAGSVKKIAEVSDLIGGIAGQTNLLALNATIEAARAGEAGRGFAVVAAEVKSLSDQTAKSTEEIGRLIAEIQASTQAAVDAVETMGGHIVEIDGVASSVAAAMEQQDAATREIARSISESASAAKEVSAKIGNVSRDAASVNERAAEVRQAIAGMASNLEQLRSVVVRTVRDSTAAA; translated from the coding sequence ATGAAATTTCGTCTCTCGCTTTCTTCTGCGGTCATTGCATTCGGGATCGTTCTCGCCATCGGCTTCACGGCGGTCGTTTCCACCAGCCTCTACGCCCTGCGCGAGCTCAAGGTCGGCGGTCCGCTCTATTCCGACATCAAGCTGGGCAACGACCTCATCGCGGACATCCTGCCGCCGCCGGAATATGTCATCGAGGCCTATCTCGAAGCGACCCTCGCCATGCGCGAGCCGGATCAGCTGGCGGCCCATGGCGAGCGCCTGGTCCAGCTCCGCAAGGATTACGACGAGCGCAAGGCATTCTGGATCGCCTCCAGCCTCTCGGCCGATCTGAAGAACGCGCTGGTGTCGAAGTCCGATGCCGAGGTGCAGAAGTTCTGGAAAGTCCTGTCCGATCAGCTCCTGCCGGCCCTCAAGGCCAAGAACAGCGCCGCTGCCGAAGGCGCCTACGCGCAGCTCAAGGACGCCTACACGGCCCACCGCGCCGTCATCGACAGCATCGTCGAGAGCGCCAACAAGCAGAACGCCGACATGGAGAAGCTGGCCGCGGAGCGCGACAGCACCATGCTCTATATCCTCCTCGGCGTCTCCGCCGCCGTCCTGGCCTTCGTTGCCGCAGGCCTGCTTGGCGTTGCCCTCGGCGTGGTGCGCCCGATCGTGCGCATGACGGATACGATGCAAAGGCTCGCGACCGGCGATCTCGCCGCCGACATTCCATTTGCACACCGCCAGGACGAGGTCGGCTCGATGGCGGGCGCGCTTGTGGTGTTCAAGCAGGCGGCGGCCGAGAATTCGCGGCTGCGCGAGGAGCAGTTGCAGAAGGAGCAGGAGGCCGCGCTCGCCAAGCGCGGCGCCCTGCACCAGATGGCCGAGACCGTCGAGCGCGAGACCGGGCGCTCGGTCGACACCGCGAGCGCGGCGAGCCAGGGCGTCGAGCGGGCCGTCTCCAGCCTGTCCGAGATCGCGCGATCGCTGTCCTCGGAGTCGCAGGCGGTGGCCGCGGCCTCCACCCAGGCCCTCGGCAGTTCCCAGACCGTTTCGGCCGCGGCCGAAGAACTGAGTGTTTCGATCCGCGAGATCGCGGGCCAGGTCGCGCGGACCAGCACGGTCACCAGATCGGCCGTTGCCGGCCGTGAGCAGGCGCGTTCGACCATTCAAGCGCTGGCGGGATCGGTGAAGAAGATTGCCGAGGTCTCCGATCTCATCGGCGGCATCGCCGGCCAGACCAACCTGCTGGCGCTCAACGCCACGATCGAGGCGGCGCGCGCCGGCGAGGCCGGCCGCGGCTTTGCGGTGGTGGCCGCCGAAGTGAAATCCCTGTCCGACCAGACCGCCAAGTCCACGGAGGAGATCGGGCGGCTGATTGCCGAGATCCAGGCCTCGACGCAGGCCGCGGTCGATGCCGTCGAGACCATGGGGGGCCACATCGTCGAGATCGACGGCGTGGCGTCCTCGGTTGCTGCCGCGATGGAACAGCAGGACGCCGCGACGCGGGAGATCGCGCGGTCGATTTCCGAATCGGCGTCCGCCGCGAAGGAGGTCTCGGCCAAGATCGGCAATGTCAGCCGCGACGCCGCCTCCGTGAACGAGCGCGCCGCGGAGGTCAGGCAGGCGATCGCCGGCATGGCGTCCAATCTCGAACAGCTGCGGTCGGTCGTGGTCCGGACTGTGCGCGACTCGACCGCCGCGGCTTGA
- a CDS encoding phosphotransferase: protein MARDRGIVAMTSPQLPAVVESAQLTAALRRGGVLDAGAVREVKVLHQRDTLVSQIVRLGLRYVGESAGAPQSLILKTPNSAFAESLANGGRREVDFYTQLAPKMPPGLVPRCFDGHFDEDGPTWHLLLEDLTDSHEIATKWPLPPSREQAMAIVTTLARWHAAWWDHPGLGDTVGTWASAEDRAQHMETFAGHYDRFADLLGDRLGEERRTLYRRLIEHSARLSQRYHSRRHISIAHGDAHIWNFMLPRPGVADTVRIFDFDQWRINVPTSDLAYMMAMQWYPDRRQALERPLLNRYHETLVANGVSGYTRGALDQDYRLSVLWHITGPVWQWSINIPPLIWWNNLERVMMAVEDLGCEELLG, encoded by the coding sequence ATGGCGCGGGACAGGGGCATCGTGGCTATGACATCTCCACAATTGCCGGCGGTCGTTGAGTCCGCCCAACTGACGGCGGCGCTGCGCAGGGGCGGCGTGCTTGACGCGGGCGCGGTGCGCGAGGTGAAGGTGCTGCATCAGCGTGACACCCTCGTGTCACAGATCGTCAGGCTCGGGCTGCGCTATGTCGGCGAGTCCGCTGGCGCCCCGCAGTCGCTGATCCTCAAGACTCCCAATTCCGCTTTCGCCGAGAGCCTCGCCAATGGCGGCCGGCGCGAGGTGGACTTCTACACGCAGCTTGCGCCGAAGATGCCGCCGGGACTGGTGCCGCGCTGCTTTGACGGGCATTTCGACGAGGACGGCCCCACCTGGCACCTGCTGCTCGAGGACCTTACCGACAGCCATGAGATCGCAACGAAGTGGCCGCTGCCGCCGTCGCGTGAGCAGGCGATGGCGATCGTCACGACACTGGCGCGCTGGCATGCGGCATGGTGGGACCATCCCGGTCTTGGCGACACCGTCGGCACCTGGGCGAGCGCCGAGGACCGCGCGCAGCACATGGAAACCTTCGCCGGCCATTACGACCGCTTCGCCGATCTGCTCGGTGATCGCCTCGGCGAAGAGCGCCGTACCCTCTATCGCCGCCTGATCGAGCACTCGGCTCGGCTATCCCAGCGCTATCATTCGCGGCGTCACATCAGCATTGCCCATGGCGATGCCCATATCTGGAATTTCATGCTGCCGCGCCCCGGCGTCGCGGATACCGTGCGCATCTTCGATTTCGACCAGTGGCGCATCAACGTGCCGACGAGTGACCTTGCCTACATGATGGCGATGCAATGGTACCCGGACCGCAGGCAGGCGCTCGAACGGCCGCTGCTCAATCGTTATCACGAGACGCTGGTCGCCAACGGCGTCAGCGGCTACACGCGCGGCGCGCTCGATCAGGACTATCGTCTGTCGGTGCTCTGGCACATCACGGGGCCGGTCTGGCAGTGGAGCATCAACATCCCGCCGCTGATCTGGTGGAACAATCTGGAGCGGGTGATGATGGCGGTCGAGGATCTGGGGTGTGAGGAGTTGTTGGGGTAG
- a CDS encoding MDR family MFS transporter: protein MSGPNASLMVPGLRRNMVTICAMTATIMQALDTTIANVALPYMQGTLSASQDQINWVLTSYIVAAAIMTAPVGWIANRFGRKRIFIICSAGFTMASVLCGLAQDINQMVLFRLLQGVFGAALVPLSQSVMLDYYTLQERAKAMSIWGMGVMMGPIMGPSLGAWLTETYSWHWVFFVNLPFGAITVLGLIIFMDETRKDISLKFDWFGFAALAVAIGSLQLALDRGEQLGWLESNEIVAEFIVSAVAFYFFVAHSFTTSTPFIRFALFQDRNFVTGCMFMVVMGLVLFSTMALASPYMQNVIGYPIITAGLLLASRGFGTFFAMMLVGRMMRYFEARTLIISGLTLTAGSLYQMTGWTDLTQVPEIVTVSVIQGFGFGLVFVPLSTVAFLTLSNELRTDGTAMLTLMRNVASSVGISVVIAQLTQGTRRTYAILSEHVNPFNHALQMPSVSGMINLSTDAGRAMADRMVSVQAQIIAFAHDYMLVMVFILCTIPLALLIGSTKATLRRQAAGPEHAVME, encoded by the coding sequence ATGTCCGGCCCCAATGCCAGCCTGATGGTCCCCGGCCTGCGCCGGAACATGGTGACGATCTGCGCCATGACCGCGACCATCATGCAGGCGCTGGACACCACCATCGCCAATGTCGCCCTGCCCTACATGCAGGGCACGCTGTCGGCCTCGCAGGACCAGATCAACTGGGTCTTGACCTCCTACATCGTCGCCGCCGCGATCATGACGGCGCCGGTGGGCTGGATCGCCAACCGCTTCGGCCGCAAGCGCATCTTCATCATCTGCTCCGCCGGCTTCACCATGGCGTCGGTGCTGTGCGGCCTCGCGCAGGACATCAACCAGATGGTGCTGTTCCGCCTGCTGCAAGGCGTGTTCGGCGCGGCGCTGGTGCCGCTGTCGCAGTCGGTGATGCTCGACTATTACACGCTCCAGGAACGCGCCAAGGCGATGTCGATCTGGGGCATGGGCGTGATGATGGGCCCGATCATGGGTCCCTCGCTAGGGGCATGGCTCACCGAGACCTATTCCTGGCACTGGGTGTTCTTCGTCAATCTGCCGTTCGGCGCCATCACCGTGCTCGGGCTGATCATCTTCATGGACGAGACCAGGAAGGACATCAGCCTCAAATTCGACTGGTTCGGCTTCGCTGCGCTGGCGGTCGCGATCGGCTCGCTTCAGCTCGCGCTCGACCGCGGCGAGCAATTGGGCTGGCTCGAATCCAATGAGATCGTCGCGGAGTTCATCGTCTCCGCCGTCGCGTTCTACTTCTTCGTCGCGCACTCCTTCACGACCTCGACGCCGTTCATCCGCTTCGCGCTGTTCCAGGATCGCAATTTCGTCACCGGCTGCATGTTCATGGTCGTGATGGGGCTCGTGCTGTTCTCGACCATGGCGCTGGCCTCGCCCTACATGCAGAACGTGATCGGCTACCCCATCATCACCGCCGGCCTGCTGCTGGCGAGCCGCGGCTTCGGCACCTTCTTCGCCATGATGCTGGTCGGCCGCATGATGCGTTATTTCGAGGCACGCACGCTGATCATCTCCGGCCTGACGCTGACCGCGGGCTCGCTGTATCAAATGACCGGCTGGACCGACCTGACCCAGGTGCCGGAGATCGTGACCGTCAGCGTCATCCAGGGCTTTGGCTTCGGCCTGGTCTTCGTGCCGCTCTCGACCGTTGCGTTCCTGACGCTGTCGAACGAGCTGCGCACCGACGGCACCGCGATGCTGACCCTGATGCGCAACGTCGCGAGCTCGGTCGGCATTTCCGTCGTCATCGCCCAGCTGACGCAGGGCACGCGGCGGACCTATGCGATCCTGTCCGAGCACGTCAACCCGTTCAACCACGCGCTCCAGATGCCCAGCGTCAGCGGCATGATCAACCTATCCACCGACGCGGGCCGCGCCATGGCCGACAGGATGGTCAGCGTGCAGGCGCAGATCATCGCCTTCGCGCACGACTATATGCTGGTGATGGTCTTCATCCTCTGCACCATCCCGCTCGCCCTGTTGATCGGCTCGACCAAGGCCACGCTGCGCAGGCAGGCCGCGGGGCCGGAACATGCGGTGATGGAGTAA